A region from the Verrucomicrobiia bacterium genome encodes:
- a CDS encoding FmdB family zinc ribbon protein → MPTYEYACEKCGHQFEKFQSMKDDALTVCPKDLCCKKTWGKGKVKRQMGAGAGLIFKGTGFYITDYRSEGYKQAAKSDTGSSSSSSSKPAESKSSSSDKPAKSKAKKA, encoded by the coding sequence ATGCCGACATACGAATACGCCTGTGAAAAATGCGGGCACCAGTTTGAAAAGTTCCAGTCCATGAAGGACGACGCCCTGACCGTCTGCCCGAAAGACCTTTGCTGCAAAAAAACATGGGGCAAAGGCAAAGTGAAGCGCCAGATGGGCGCGGGTGCCGGCCTCATCTTCAAAGGCACCGGTTTTTACATCACGGACTATCGCAGTGAAGGTTACAAACAAGCCGCCAAGTCAGATACCGGTAGCAGTTCTTCCTCCAGCAGCAAGCCGGCGGAGAGCAAGTCATCCAGCAGTGACAAGCCTGCCAAGTCGAAAGCTAAGAAGGCATGA
- the trpB gene encoding tryptophan synthase subunit beta — protein sequence MSTVATPILPDAQGHFGPYGGRYVPETLMHPLQELEAEYFRAQVDPEFQQELSYYLREFVGRPTPLYHAERLTRELGGAKIYLKREDLLHTGAHKINNAMGQVLLAKRMGKTRIIAETGAGQHGVATATVAAMFGLKCRIYMGEVDCNRQALNVYRMRMLGAEVVSVTAGQKTLKEAVSEAMRDWVTNVRSTHYILGTAYGAHPYPVMVRNFHRIIGDEARRQILEKEERLPDTLIACVGGGSNAIGLFYPFLGDESVKMVGVEAGGEGITPEKHAARFQGGSLGVLQGTRSYILQDENGQIQLTHSVSAGLDYAAVGPEHAWLHDQNRVEYTYATDDETLAAFQKLARLEGIIPALESSHAVAEAIKRAPKMPKDSLMIVNLSGRGDKDVAQAAQFLKM from the coding sequence ATGAGTACTGTGGCTACGCCGATTTTGCCCGATGCGCAGGGACACTTTGGTCCCTACGGCGGGCGTTATGTTCCCGAGACGCTGATGCATCCCTTGCAGGAGCTGGAGGCAGAGTATTTTCGTGCGCAGGTCGATCCCGAGTTTCAGCAGGAGTTGAGCTATTACCTGCGCGAGTTCGTCGGGCGTCCCACACCTCTGTATCATGCGGAGCGTCTGACACGCGAATTGGGAGGGGCGAAGATTTACCTCAAGCGCGAAGACTTGCTGCATACGGGTGCGCACAAAATCAATAACGCGATGGGGCAGGTGCTCCTCGCCAAACGCATGGGCAAGACACGCATCATCGCGGAGACGGGAGCCGGTCAGCATGGTGTGGCGACGGCGACGGTGGCGGCGATGTTCGGCTTGAAATGCCGTATCTACATGGGCGAGGTGGATTGCAATCGCCAGGCGCTGAATGTGTATCGCATGCGGATGCTGGGTGCGGAAGTGGTGTCCGTGACGGCAGGCCAGAAGACTTTGAAGGAAGCGGTGAGTGAAGCGATGCGGGATTGGGTAACGAATGTGCGGAGTACGCATTATATTCTCGGTACGGCGTATGGTGCTCATCCGTATCCGGTGATGGTGCGGAATTTTCATCGCATCATCGGTGATGAGGCGCGGCGGCAAATCTTGGAGAAGGAAGAGCGCTTGCCGGATACGCTGATCGCGTGTGTCGGTGGCGGCTCGAATGCCATCGGACTTTTCTATCCATTCCTCGGTGATGAGTCGGTGAAGATGGTGGGTGTGGAGGCTGGTGGTGAAGGTATCACGCCAGAGAAGCACGCGGCACGCTTCCAAGGCGGTTCCCTGGGTGTGTTGCAAGGCACGCGTTCTTACATCCTGCAAGACGAGAACGGCCAGATCCAATTGACGCACAGTGTTTCCGCAGGATTGGATTACGCTGCGGTGGGACCAGAGCATGCTTGGCTGCATGATCAGAATCGCGTGGAATACACCTACGCGACGGATGATGAGACCTTGGCGGCATTCCAAAAACTGGCTCGGCTGGAGGGGATCATCCCGGCACTGGAGTCTTCTCATGCGGTGGCGGAAGCCATCAAGCGGGCGCCGAAGATGCCGAAGGATTCCCTCATGATCGTGAATCTGTCCGGTCGGGGGGACAAGGATGTGGCGCAGGCGGCGCAGTTCTTGAAGATGTGA